One Hyphomicrobium sp. CS1GBMeth3 DNA segment encodes these proteins:
- a CDS encoding AtzE family amidohydrolase, with protein sequence MTTTIRPNGAAEIARAVARGDVSAEDLARAALADIDARDGDINAFTDITRERALAEARAIDRARAEGQQLGPLAGVPYAVKNLYAVAGLPTRAGSKINAAGPRATDDALLIERMRAAGAVLLGALNMGEYAYDFTGENAHYGPSHNPLDTTRMTGGSSGGSAAAVAAGFVPIALGSDTNGSIRVPAAFCGLYGLKPTYGRLPRTGTFPFCDSLDHLGPFARSVADLGLVYDVLQGHDASDPVCARRPVEHVTREIAKGHDGLRIAVATGYFRADAEPGALAALDRAAQALDVSDAIDIPRAAEARASAFLITNAEGSALHLERLRRRPADFDPDTRDRFLAGALLPASWYVAAQRFRRVFEDLMAETFSRYDVILAPATPTSAPLIGQKTISIGGKDVPLRAHMGIYTQPISFVGLPVAAVPVREAAAMPYGIQVIAPPWREDLCLRVAAALEAAGLAKSA encoded by the coding sequence ATGACAACGACCATACGTCCAAACGGTGCGGCTGAGATCGCACGCGCCGTCGCACGCGGCGATGTGTCAGCCGAAGACCTCGCGCGTGCTGCGCTCGCCGACATCGACGCGCGCGACGGCGACATCAACGCGTTCACCGACATCACGCGCGAGCGCGCGCTCGCCGAAGCACGGGCCATCGACCGCGCCCGGGCCGAAGGCCAACAGCTCGGGCCGCTCGCGGGCGTGCCGTACGCGGTCAAGAACCTTTACGCCGTCGCCGGACTCCCCACGCGGGCCGGCTCGAAGATCAATGCCGCCGGTCCTCGCGCGACAGACGACGCGCTACTGATCGAACGCATGCGGGCTGCCGGCGCGGTGTTGCTCGGCGCCCTCAACATGGGTGAGTACGCCTACGATTTCACCGGCGAGAACGCGCACTACGGCCCCTCGCACAACCCGCTCGACACGACGCGCATGACCGGCGGCTCGTCCGGCGGCTCGGCGGCCGCCGTGGCAGCCGGCTTCGTGCCGATCGCGCTCGGCTCCGATACCAACGGCTCGATCCGCGTACCGGCAGCCTTTTGCGGACTTTACGGCCTGAAGCCCACGTACGGCCGCCTGCCGCGCACGGGCACGTTCCCGTTCTGCGACAGCCTCGACCACCTGGGCCCGTTCGCACGCTCGGTGGCAGACCTCGGCCTCGTCTACGACGTGCTGCAGGGCCACGACGCCTCGGATCCCGTTTGCGCGCGCCGCCCCGTCGAGCACGTCACGCGTGAAATCGCGAAAGGCCACGACGGCCTGCGCATCGCGGTCGCCACCGGCTACTTCCGCGCCGACGCGGAACCGGGCGCACTCGCCGCGCTCGACCGCGCCGCCCAGGCCCTCGACGTCAGCGACGCGATCGACATCCCACGCGCTGCCGAAGCGCGCGCCTCGGCCTTCCTGATCACCAACGCCGAGGGCAGCGCTTTGCACCTTGAGCGGCTGCGCCGGCGTCCGGCGGACTTTGACCCCGACACACGCGACCGGTTCCTCGCCGGAGCCCTGTTGCCCGCGTCATGGTACGTCGCCGCGCAACGCTTTCGCCGCGTGTTCGAAGACCTCATGGCGGAGACATTCAGCCGCTACGACGTGATCCTCGCGCCGGCAACGCCGACGAGCGCCCCGCTCATCGGCCAAAAGACGATCTCCATCGGCGGCAAGGACGTGCCGCTGCGCGCGCACATGGGCATCTATACGCAGCCGATCTCGTTCGTTGGCCTGCCTGTGGCGGCCGTGCCCGTGCGGGAGGCAGCAGCCATGCCCTACGGCATCCAGGTCATCGCCCCGCCGTGGCGCGAGGATCTCTGCCTGCGCGTTGCAGCCGCGCTCGAAGCGGCCGGCCTGGCGAAGAGCGCGTAA
- a CDS encoding DUF4089 domain-containing protein — translation MATEDTSTWIDAAAAGLGLSIAPEWKPNVAAFFEVARNMAALVEGTGAAAATEAAPVFTPWSTE, via the coding sequence ATGGCGACGGAAGACACATCGACCTGGATAGATGCGGCAGCGGCTGGGCTCGGTCTCAGCATCGCGCCCGAATGGAAGCCGAACGTCGCTGCCTTCTTCGAGGTTGCGCGTAACATGGCCGCACTCGTCGAAGGCACCGGCGCGGCCGCCGCCACCGAAGCCGCACCCGTCTTCACGCCATGGTCGACGGAATGA
- a CDS encoding pirin family protein, translating to MSWQPCDDPKPGDPASCDAIEHIIVPRARDLGGFEVRRALPASETQMVGPFIFFDQMGPAEFLIGNGIDVRPHPHIGLATVTYLFAGELMHRDSLGTELAIRPGELNLMSAGRGIVHSERSSVEARQTGSRLFGIQAWAALPQTHEEAPPDFAHYSSTELPRIMGEGKTVRLIMGSLYGAQSPARFPHDCFYAEAVLAPGAVLPLDPEHDERAIYIVSGEIDIAGQTFSPGRLLVFRPGDRISILANSMARLMLVGGEPMDGPRHIWWNFVSSSNDRIAAAKADWKARRFSPVPADGEEFIPLPE from the coding sequence ATGAGCTGGCAGCCTTGTGATGATCCCAAGCCAGGCGACCCGGCCTCTTGCGACGCGATCGAGCATATCATCGTGCCCCGCGCGCGTGACCTCGGCGGGTTTGAGGTTCGTCGTGCGCTGCCGGCGTCCGAGACGCAGATGGTCGGTCCTTTTATCTTTTTCGACCAGATGGGGCCGGCCGAGTTTCTGATCGGAAATGGCATTGACGTGCGCCCGCATCCGCACATCGGACTGGCGACGGTCACTTATCTGTTCGCCGGTGAGCTGATGCACCGCGACAGCCTCGGCACTGAGCTCGCCATCAGGCCGGGGGAATTGAACCTGATGTCTGCCGGGCGCGGCATCGTGCACTCGGAGCGCTCGAGCGTCGAGGCGCGGCAGACGGGGTCTCGGCTGTTCGGCATTCAGGCGTGGGCAGCCTTGCCCCAAACGCACGAGGAGGCCCCGCCGGACTTTGCGCATTACAGCTCGACGGAGCTGCCGCGCATCATGGGCGAGGGCAAGACCGTGCGCCTCATCATGGGCTCGCTCTACGGCGCGCAGTCGCCGGCGCGCTTTCCGCACGACTGTTTCTATGCCGAGGCGGTGCTGGCTCCCGGAGCCGTGCTGCCGCTCGACCCCGAGCACGACGAACGGGCGATCTACATCGTTTCGGGGGAGATCGACATCGCCGGGCAGACGTTCTCGCCCGGGCGCTTGCTCGTATTCCGGCCCGGCGACCGCATTTCGATCCTTGCTAACTCCATGGCGCGGCTGATGCTGGTCGGGGGCGAGCCGATGGACGGTCCGCGGCACATCTGGTGGAATTTCGTTTCTTCATCAAACGACCGTATCGCCGCCGCAAAGGCCGACTGGAAAGCGCGGCGATTCTCGCCGGTGCCGGCTGACGGTGAGGAGTTCATTCCGTTACCTGAATGA